From the Acidilutibacter cellobiosedens genome, one window contains:
- a CDS encoding flavodoxin family protein, with protein MKICMINGSPKAKDSCSRYLIDEIIKLMDDKTEVLICDGSHKPFKDDMFQQIYNCDKVVFVFPLYVDAVPSHLVYFLESFQEYIRLQPVKNISVYAVSNCGFYEGEQNKYALKIIENFCEDSGLNWQFGIGTGTGPFIAQSQTIPWQSSVKRPIYQALIALKKGLEEGYQPKENIFVMAKMPRYIYIASAHAGWRLSAKKNNLRFRDI; from the coding sequence ATGAAAATTTGCATGATAAATGGCAGTCCAAAAGCTAAAGACAGTTGTTCCCGGTATTTAATTGATGAAATAATTAAATTGATGGATGATAAAACTGAAGTGCTTATATGTGACGGAAGCCATAAACCGTTTAAAGACGATATGTTTCAACAGATTTATAATTGCGACAAAGTAGTTTTTGTTTTTCCCCTATATGTAGATGCTGTTCCGTCGCATTTAGTTTATTTTTTGGAATCATTCCAAGAATATATAAGATTGCAACCTGTTAAAAATATTTCCGTTTATGCTGTTTCAAATTGCGGTTTTTATGAGGGAGAACAAAACAAATATGCTCTAAAAATAATTGAAAATTTTTGTGAAGATTCAGGACTTAACTGGCAATTTGGAATAGGAACGGGGACGGGTCCCTTTATAGCTCAATCCCAGACTATTCCTTGGCAGTCCTCCGTAAAACGCCCTATATATCAGGCCCTCATTGCTTTAAAAAAAGGTTTGGAAGAAGGATACCAACCAAAGGAGAATATATTTGTAATGGCAAAGATGCCGAGATACATATATATTGCTTCAGCCCATGCAGGCTGGAGATTGTCGGCTAAGAAAAACAACTTGAGGTTCAGAGATATATGA
- a CDS encoding small ribosomal subunit Rsm22 family protein translates to MEIPQGLRRAIENQIRDIEHVRMKDDAQAISSRYRTQSGKGKRLLTKETEAAAYAAARMPATFGAVSDALKYSLPYLENCPQTLLDAGAGTGTAAWAADAELKLKKIICLEREDAMIKIGKNMMKCSSELLCNAEWIKNDLTVDEIPEQADLVIASYVLNEMTSEERMETVKKLWDAAKMMFLIIEPGTPVGFSNLAEIRQVMLKWGAHIAAPCPHESDCPKEKNDWCGFACRVSRSRLHRQLKGGEVPYEDEKFIYMAFTREKCHSAEARVLRHPQIHKGYVGLEICTKDGIKNIKFSKKDGERYKKARKVKAGDEI, encoded by the coding sequence ATGGAAATTCCGCAAGGCCTTCGTAGGGCAATAGAAAATCAAATAAGAGATATAGAACATGTTCGGATGAAAGATGATGCTCAAGCAATAAGCAGCAGATACAGGACTCAAAGCGGAAAGGGAAAGCGGCTTTTGACAAAAGAAACCGAAGCGGCAGCTTATGCTGCGGCAAGAATGCCGGCGACTTTTGGAGCTGTCTCTGATGCCCTTAAATATTCTCTTCCCTATTTAGAGAATTGTCCTCAAACTTTATTGGATGCAGGAGCCGGCACAGGTACAGCTGCTTGGGCAGCGGATGCTGAATTGAAATTGAAAAAAATTATCTGCTTGGAACGGGAAGATGCAATGATAAAGATAGGAAAAAATATGATGAAATGCAGTTCGGAGCTATTATGCAATGCAGAATGGATTAAAAATGATCTGACTGTCGATGAGATTCCCGAACAAGCGGATTTGGTCATTGCATCCTATGTATTGAATGAAATGACCAGTGAGGAAAGAATGGAGACGGTAAAAAAATTGTGGGATGCGGCAAAGATGATGTTTTTAATTATAGAGCCGGGAACGCCCGTTGGTTTTTCTAATCTGGCGGAAATACGTCAAGTAATGCTTAAATGGGGTGCTCACATTGCCGCACCATGTCCCCATGAAAGTGACTGTCCCAAAGAAAAAAATGATTGGTGCGGTTTTGCTTGCCGTGTCAGCAGAAGCAGATTGCATCGCCAACTTAAGGGCGGAGAAGTACCCTATGAAGATGAAAAATTTATATATATGGCTTTTACGCGGGAAAAATGTCATAGTGCAGAAGCACGTGTACTGCGTCATCCCCAGATACATAAAGGATATGTAGGCCTTGAGATTTGTACAAAAGATGGCATTAAAAATATTAAGTTTTCCAAAAAGGATGGAGAGAGATACAAAAAGGCAAGAAAGGTAAAAGCGGGAGATGAGATATGA
- a CDS encoding flavodoxin family protein gives MKVLIHDLDSDVLNGLFPNISKEVKIISPEKEIKKCIGCFGCWIKTPGYCVIKDGYENMGKLLSESEELIIISRVCYGGFSPFVKNVLDRSIGYLSPFFTVRNKEMHHKSRYKRKLKLSVIAYGKDATEKERDNLSKIVAANGVNFNAIDHSFCFADNIDDIPKLRGVL, from the coding sequence ATGAAAGTGTTGATACATGACTTGGACAGTGATGTTTTAAATGGTTTGTTTCCTAATATAAGCAAAGAAGTCAAAATAATATCACCAGAAAAGGAAATAAAGAAGTGTATAGGCTGTTTCGGCTGCTGGATAAAAACCCCCGGATATTGTGTTATTAAAGATGGTTATGAGAATATGGGAAAGCTTTTGTCGGAAAGCGAGGAATTAATTATCATAAGCCGAGTATGCTATGGTGGTTTCAGCCCTTTTGTAAAGAATGTATTAGACCGAAGTATCGGGTATCTTAGCCCTTTTTTTACAGTCAGAAATAAAGAAATGCATCACAAAAGCCGGTACAAAAGAAAGTTAAAATTATCTGTAATAGCATATGGAAAAGATGCCACAGAAAAAGAAAGAGATAATTTATCAAAGATAGTTGCAGCTAATGGTGTTAATTTTAATGCGATTGATCATTCTTTTTGTTTTGCAGACAATATTGATGATATACCGAAATTAAGGGGGGTTCTCTGA
- a CDS encoding ornithine cyclodeaminase family protein produces the protein MINIKLISREEIKEKLTMKKTLELVEKVYAAHGNGHVVMPSKITLDLGESTDWPPYGGSYNAMPAYLGEDFDMSGIKWVWGFNDNYKKGLPYISAVIILNDPRTGEVLSIMDGSYITDIRTGAATGVAAKYLVSKKARNLGIIGAGVQGRMNLRAMNEVMKIDHVIIGDIRREAAEKFAEEMSKELNLDISVAKNNEEVCVDSDAIITVTIANEPLVMRKWLKKGCTVLSVGSFQELDESIPLKADKLVVDNWEQNSHRGELLKLVKAGRITKNNIYAEIPEIVIGEKKGRENDDEIICACIIGMGSTDIGVAAELYKRDFINYNKNTVSLR, from the coding sequence ATGATAAACATTAAATTAATATCCCGAGAAGAAATCAAAGAAAAACTGACAATGAAGAAAACTCTGGAACTTGTAGAAAAGGTTTATGCCGCTCATGGTAACGGCCATGTTGTTATGCCTTCTAAAATTACTCTGGATTTAGGTGAAAGTACGGATTGGCCCCCCTATGGAGGGTCTTACAATGCGATGCCCGCATATTTGGGAGAGGATTTTGATATGTCGGGGATAAAATGGGTCTGGGGGTTTAATGACAACTATAAGAAAGGCTTACCCTATATAAGTGCTGTAATCATACTTAACGATCCAAGAACAGGGGAGGTTCTCTCCATAATGGATGGAAGTTATATTACGGACATAAGAACAGGTGCAGCTACCGGAGTAGCCGCAAAATACTTGGTATCTAAAAAAGCAAGAAATCTTGGCATAATAGGTGCCGGGGTTCAGGGAAGAATGAATTTGAGAGCTATGAATGAAGTTATGAAAATTGACCATGTAATAATTGGAGATATACGAAGAGAGGCAGCCGAAAAGTTCGCTGAAGAAATGTCAAAAGAATTGAATTTGGATATATCTGTTGCAAAGAACAACGAAGAAGTTTGTGTCGATTCCGATGCTATTATAACCGTTACAATAGCCAATGAACCCCTTGTTATGAGAAAATGGCTCAAGAAAGGATGTACCGTATTATCAGTCGGATCATTTCAGGAACTTGATGAAAGTATTCCCTTAAAAGCCGATAAACTTGTAGTTGATAATTGGGAACAAAATTCACACAGGGGAGAATTGCTTAAACTTGTTAAAGCCGGAAGAATAACAAAGAATAATATATATGCTGAGATACCTGAGATTGTTATCGGGGAAAAAAAAGGAAGAGAAAATGACGATGAGATAATATGTGCGTGTATCATAGGTATGGGTTCAACTGATATTGGGGTTGCCGCCGAATTATACAAAAGGGATTTTATAAACTATAATAAGAACACTGTTTCCTTAAGGTAA